In Kordia antarctica, the following proteins share a genomic window:
- a CDS encoding non-ribosomal peptide synthetase: protein MKKKQLIEKLFNLGIQLRVVEGNLKVNAPKGVLNKEILGEIKANKPYLLAFLSSGTSIPKVKEKAFYDLTPTQYFMWFTHEYLDGGKAYTIAATLQLEGALDSDVLEQTFQGIVNKHESLRTVFKKNQEGEVKQYILDATKATIKINTIQHNDFNTKSLHHEIEKLHDKKFDLKQGLPISASLLSNGKNDHILVVLLHHIVGDGWSLQLLSKEVIQGYNALINGLEIETNELQIQYKDYSEWLNEQLTTTQYEEKLNYWKSKFETYSPPLNLSHKKRPAIKTYDGNTFDYSISRAVVSKIKQYIQEEKMTLFMVLFGGLNGVFYKYTGQTDITLGTTVAGREHQDLENQIGLYSNALAIRSYFDESITFAALMQEQKEMLLEAYKNKEYPFTKLINELQIPKNTSRSPLFDIMVLLQNHRNLEINDQNELKGINAKEYSGIERHVSQQDLSFVFFETENDLRVTVEYNTDIYDAVFVEKLLQHFERFINKGIEKPTIPIDSISIISAQEEHKIRTEFNATINPYAERFLLIDQLQHQVNTNPENIALHDNSHTISYQEMEDYSNQLANYFSKNYDFKDSIYIGIELPREAWTIITMLAILKIGGTYIPIDPSYPKVRKKYIEEDTNCQFVITAKRLKEIKTHLLEESKTFDVQIRPESTAYIIYTSGSTGKPKGVPISYRAMSDYVKTFATYFKLSSKDTIMQQASISFDTSVEEIFPILTSGGRLVFHEDKSDFNKLFELCEYHKVTILSTNPYVLQYLNQHIEKYKLEHLKTLISGGDELQFSDIVNLYQKINVFNTYGPTESTVCATYYHIDKQEEKIPIGMPIANRQVLILDPKGTDLSPIGIKGEICIAGEGLSSGYLNHSELTAEKFISHPYQANQYIYRTGDIGYWTSNGTIIFVGRNDSQVKIRGYRIELGEIEKTIAEHKSVSGVVVLPKIQNDEKTLVAYITGVSVDTVELKKELVRKVPEYMIPQEFSLLEVFPVTINGKIDKKKLLEFKTQKVKTSFYKAPKTDIEKELVLIWEHLLNIDKVGIEDNFFELGGHSLKAVRFINALEEKGYDLGMKEIFQNPTIAGIIPLLNTIAEEIGISKAPEMVAYPTTSSQRRIWTLSQFDGGSIAYNINSALKITGFFNISLFQEAVNHVVARHESLRTYFKSSSEGVQQIIIPKNEVKNIIDIYHTTDEQEIASIVQNFTTHTFDLTKASLLKISAIAVDEKAHIILINLHHIIGDGWSIEVLFKEVVENYNLLKAGNTLTDQDLSFQFKDYAYYLENAKHAPLEEAKQYWSQQLSGEIPVLELPMSHARPAIKTYNGSQTSHVFTTEFTEKLRNKVKENDATLFMGLMAAINGLLYRYTELTDITLGTPVAGRHKTAIENQIGLFLNTLVIRTRFESQDTFSDLLQKQKQVLIGAYSHQEYPFDNLLEELQIKRNTSRSALFDVMVVLHNQHDLYVERKGFSGTAIEPYSGYENQSSQFDISFSFIESQDTISVSISYNTDIYDRFVIDKMISYLENFVVEAINNPTHSVAKVNYLPKEEELKLIAQRSILSNTNKEETILNILAQQCKETPNAVAIVSDTESITYKELDEKSNELANYLIAEKNIKTGDFVGIKLERNKWLIITILAVLKSGAVYVPIDIAYPADRIQYIEKDSACVLSITQNEIAIFLENDVSIEPPSVPISQQDTAYIIYTSGSTGKPKGVQISHGNLVAFITWCKKEFGDTDFQTMYASTSHCFDLSLYEMFYPLSIGKQIRLLTNALDIPNYIETDREIFINTVPSVIENLVERKISLEQVVAINMAGEPIPIALSNKLIDFPIELRNLYGPSEATTYSSCYRITKHHDASLPIGRPIDGTNFYILSEEQSLQGEGLIGEIGISGKGLSKGYLNKEELTDQKFITNPFVAGEKMYLTGDLGYWLPDGNIGFIGRKDHQVKLRGYRIELEEIAYTLQEHASIQQAVVLIKEESGEKYLSAYVTGEAIDITAVRSHLTEKLPLYMIPAYFEILDAIPLMPNGKTDKNKLLAIDIQKANIDNYKAPKTDIEKELVLIWEHLLNIDKVGIEDNFFELGGHSLKAVRFINALEEKGYDLGMKEIFQNPTIAGIIPLLNTIDEEIGISKAPEMVAYPTTSSQRRIWTLSQFDGGSIAYNINSALKITGFFNISLFQEAVNHVVARHESLRTYFKSSSEGVQQIIIPKNEVKNIIDVYHTTDEQEIASIVQNFTTHTFDLTKAPLLKISAIAVDEKAHIILINLHHIIGDGWSIEVLFKEVVENYNLLKAGNTLTDQDLSFQFKDYAYYLENAKHAPLEEAKQYWSQQLSGEIPVLELPMSHARPAIKTYNGSQTSHVFTTEFTEKLRNKVKENDATLFMGLMAAINGLLYRYTELTDITLGTPVAGRHKTAIENQIGLFLNTLVIRTRFESQDTFSDLLQKQKQVLIGAYSHQEYPFDNLLEELQIKRNTSRSALFDVMVVLHNQHDLYVERKGFSGTAIEPYSGYENQSSQFDISFSFIESQDTISVSISYNTDIYDRFVIDKMISYLENFVVEAINNPTHSVAKVNYLPKEEELKLIAQRSILSNTNKEETILNILAQQCKETPNAVAIVSDTESITYKELDEKSNELANYLIAEKNIKTGDFVGIKLERNKWLIITILAVLKSGAVYVPIDIAYPADRIQYIEKDSACVLSITQNEIAIFLENDVSMESPLVPISQQDTAYIIYTSGSTGKPKGVQISHGNLVAFIIWCKKEFGDTDFQTMYASTSHCFDLSLYEMFYPLSIGKQIRLLTNALDIPNYIETDREIFINTVPSVIENLVERKISLEQVVAINMAGEPIPIALSNKLIDFPIELRNLYGPSEATTYSSCYRITKHHDTSLPIGRPIDGTNFYILSEEQSLQGEGLIGEIGISGKGLSKGYLNKEELTDQKFITNPFVAGEKMYLTGDLGYWLPDGNIGFIGRKDHQVKLRGYRIELEEIAYTLQEHASIQQAVVLIKEESGEKYLSAYVTGETIDITAVRSHLTEKLPLYMIPAYFEILDAIPLMPNGKTDKNKLLAIDIQKANIDNYKAPETDIEKELVLIWEHLLNISKIGVLDDFFEIGGHSLHITRMLYEINEKYDIQISLKNVFIAKNITDLASLIEDELMLKQGFSTDTQEDISNKTEIWEI from the coding sequence TTGAAAAAGAAACAATTAATAGAAAAACTATTTAACCTTGGTATTCAATTACGAGTAGTAGAAGGGAACTTAAAAGTGAATGCTCCAAAAGGAGTTTTGAATAAGGAAATATTAGGAGAAATAAAAGCCAATAAACCTTATTTACTTGCTTTCCTTTCCTCAGGAACCTCTATTCCTAAAGTCAAGGAAAAAGCTTTTTACGACCTTACGCCAACACAATATTTTATGTGGTTTACACATGAATATTTAGATGGAGGAAAGGCATATACTATTGCGGCTACATTGCAGCTTGAAGGCGCATTAGATTCAGATGTTTTAGAACAAACCTTTCAGGGAATAGTAAATAAGCATGAAAGTTTACGAACAGTATTTAAGAAAAATCAGGAAGGAGAAGTGAAGCAGTACATTCTTGATGCCACAAAAGCAACGATTAAAATTAATACAATACAACATAATGATTTCAATACAAAATCGCTTCATCATGAAATAGAAAAGTTACACGATAAAAAATTTGATTTGAAGCAAGGACTTCCAATCTCAGCATCTTTACTCAGTAACGGAAAAAATGATCACATTCTTGTTGTATTATTACATCATATTGTAGGTGATGGTTGGTCTTTACAATTACTATCCAAAGAAGTAATACAAGGATACAATGCACTTATAAATGGATTGGAGATTGAAACAAACGAACTTCAAATTCAATACAAAGATTACAGCGAATGGTTAAATGAGCAACTTACAACTACACAATACGAAGAAAAACTAAACTATTGGAAATCAAAATTTGAAACATATTCGCCTCCATTAAATCTTTCGCATAAGAAACGACCTGCTATAAAAACGTATGATGGAAATACCTTTGATTATAGTATTTCTAGAGCTGTAGTATCAAAAATAAAGCAATACATTCAAGAGGAAAAAATGACACTATTTATGGTGTTATTTGGAGGATTAAATGGAGTGTTTTACAAATACACAGGGCAAACAGATATTACATTAGGAACTACGGTTGCTGGAAGAGAACATCAAGATTTAGAAAATCAAATAGGATTATATTCTAATGCCTTAGCCATACGATCTTACTTTGATGAAAGCATAACTTTTGCAGCTTTAATGCAAGAACAAAAAGAGATGCTTTTAGAAGCTTATAAAAATAAAGAGTATCCTTTTACCAAATTAATAAACGAATTACAAATACCAAAAAATACGTCTCGATCTCCACTTTTTGATATCATGGTTTTACTACAAAATCATAGAAATTTAGAAATTAATGATCAAAACGAACTCAAAGGAATCAATGCCAAAGAGTATTCAGGAATCGAGAGACACGTAAGTCAGCAAGATTTAAGTTTTGTTTTCTTTGAAACAGAAAATGATCTTCGAGTTACAGTAGAATACAATACAGATATCTATGATGCTGTATTTGTTGAAAAACTGCTTCAGCATTTTGAACGCTTTATAAATAAAGGCATTGAAAAGCCAACAATACCAATTGATTCTATCTCTATTATTTCAGCACAAGAAGAGCACAAAATACGCACAGAATTTAATGCGACAATCAATCCGTATGCAGAACGTTTTCTATTAATAGACCAACTACAACATCAAGTAAATACAAATCCTGAAAATATTGCACTGCATGATAATAGCCATACAATTTCATATCAAGAAATGGAGGATTATAGCAATCAATTGGCAAATTATTTCAGCAAAAATTATGACTTTAAAGATTCGATTTACATCGGAATTGAATTACCTAGAGAAGCATGGACTATTATTACCATGTTGGCGATCCTAAAAATAGGAGGCACATATATTCCGATAGATCCGTCTTATCCTAAAGTAAGAAAAAAATATATAGAAGAAGATACCAACTGTCAATTCGTTATTACAGCTAAAAGGTTGAAAGAAATAAAAACGCATCTTCTAGAAGAATCTAAAACATTTGATGTTCAAATTAGACCAGAATCTACCGCATACATTATTTATACGTCTGGATCTACAGGAAAACCAAAAGGAGTTCCTATTTCTTATCGCGCAATGTCAGATTATGTAAAAACCTTTGCGACATATTTTAAGCTATCATCAAAAGATACAATAATGCAACAGGCAAGTATTTCGTTTGATACTTCTGTTGAAGAAATTTTTCCAATACTCACGAGTGGTGGAAGGTTAGTTTTTCATGAAGACAAATCCGATTTTAATAAGCTATTTGAATTATGCGAATATCATAAAGTAACGATACTAAGTACAAATCCATATGTATTACAATACCTTAATCAACATATAGAAAAATATAAACTAGAACATCTTAAAACACTTATTAGTGGTGGCGATGAATTACAATTTAGTGATATTGTTAATTTATATCAAAAAATAAATGTCTTCAATACATATGGACCAACTGAAAGTACAGTGTGCGCGACGTATTATCACATTGATAAACAAGAAGAAAAAATTCCTATAGGAATGCCAATTGCAAATAGGCAAGTATTAATCTTAGATCCAAAAGGAACAGACTTATCACCAATTGGAATAAAAGGAGAAATTTGTATTGCTGGTGAAGGATTATCATCAGGATATTTAAATCACTCCGAATTAACGGCAGAAAAGTTTATTTCACATCCTTATCAAGCCAATCAGTATATATATAGAACAGGAGATATAGGATATTGGACTTCCAATGGTACTATAATTTTTGTTGGTAGAAACGACAGTCAAGTAAAAATAAGAGGTTACCGAATTGAACTCGGAGAAATAGAAAAAACAATCGCAGAACATAAAAGTGTCTCTGGTGTAGTTGTACTTCCCAAAATACAAAATGACGAGAAAACCTTAGTTGCATACATAACAGGAGTATCTGTTGATACTGTTGAACTCAAAAAGGAATTAGTACGAAAAGTTCCTGAATACATGATACCACAAGAATTTTCGTTGCTTGAGGTGTTTCCAGTTACAATTAATGGAAAAATTGACAAGAAAAAGTTACTAGAATTTAAAACGCAAAAAGTAAAAACAAGCTTCTACAAAGCACCAAAAACTGATATAGAAAAGGAACTAGTTTTGATATGGGAACACCTATTAAACATTGATAAGGTTGGTATTGAAGATAATTTCTTTGAATTGGGCGGACACAGTTTAAAAGCAGTTCGATTTATAAACGCATTAGAAGAAAAAGGATATGATCTTGGAATGAAGGAAATATTCCAAAATCCTACCATTGCTGGAATTATCCCATTGTTGAATACAATAGCCGAAGAAATAGGAATTTCAAAAGCTCCAGAAATGGTTGCATATCCTACAACATCTTCCCAAAGAAGAATCTGGACCTTGAGTCAGTTTGATGGTGGAAGCATTGCATATAATATAAATAGTGCATTAAAAATCACTGGTTTTTTTAATATTTCACTTTTTCAAGAAGCTGTAAATCATGTTGTAGCAAGACATGAAAGCTTGCGAACCTATTTCAAATCAAGTTCAGAAGGAGTCCAGCAAATTATAATTCCTAAAAATGAAGTTAAAAATATAATAGATATATATCATACAACAGACGAACAAGAAATAGCATCCATAGTTCAAAACTTCACAACACATACATTTGATTTAACCAAAGCATCACTTTTAAAAATCAGTGCAATAGCGGTTGATGAAAAAGCGCATATTATATTAATAAACCTACATCATATAATTGGCGATGGTTGGTCAATAGAAGTATTATTCAAAGAAGTTGTAGAAAACTACAACCTTTTAAAAGCTGGAAATACTCTTACAGACCAAGATTTATCTTTCCAATTTAAAGACTATGCATATTATTTAGAAAACGCAAAACATGCGCCATTAGAAGAAGCAAAACAATATTGGTCTCAACAACTTTCGGGAGAAATTCCTGTGTTAGAGTTACCAATGTCGCATGCTAGACCAGCAATTAAAACCTATAATGGAAGCCAAACATCACATGTTTTTACAACTGAGTTCACTGAGAAGTTAAGAAACAAAGTAAAGGAAAATGATGCTACGCTATTTATGGGATTAATGGCAGCAATCAATGGTTTATTATATAGATATACTGAATTAACAGACATTACTCTGGGAACTCCTGTTGCTGGAAGACATAAAACTGCGATTGAAAATCAAATAGGATTATTTTTAAATACACTTGTAATCCGCACACGCTTTGAAAGTCAAGATACTTTTAGTGATCTATTACAAAAACAAAAACAAGTATTAATCGGCGCATATTCACATCAAGAATATCCTTTTGATAATTTACTAGAAGAACTTCAAATAAAAAGAAATACTTCTAGATCTGCATTATTTGATGTGATGGTTGTTTTACACAATCAACATGATTTATATGTAGAAAGAAAAGGTTTTTCAGGAACAGCAATAGAACCATATTCAGGTTATGAGAATCAAAGTAGTCAATTTGATATCAGTTTTTCATTTATAGAATCGCAAGACACTATAAGTGTTTCAATCTCTTACAATACAGATATCTATGATCGTTTTGTAATTGATAAAATGATCAGCTATTTAGAGAATTTTGTAGTGGAAGCGATCAATAATCCGACGCATTCAGTTGCAAAAGTGAACTATCTTCCAAAGGAAGAAGAATTAAAACTAATAGCACAGAGATCAATACTAAGCAATACAAATAAAGAAGAGACAATACTCAATATCTTAGCGCAGCAATGTAAGGAAACGCCAAATGCTGTTGCCATTGTTAGTGATACTGAATCAATTACTTATAAAGAACTTGATGAAAAATCAAATGAATTAGCAAACTATTTAATTGCTGAGAAAAACATAAAAACAGGCGATTTCGTCGGAATCAAACTCGAACGCAACAAATGGCTTATCATAACGATACTGGCAGTACTAAAATCTGGCGCAGTATATGTTCCAATAGATATCGCATATCCAGCAGATAGAATTCAATATATAGAAAAAGACAGTGCTTGTGTACTAAGTATTACTCAAAATGAGATAGCTATTTTTCTTGAAAATGATGTATCTATAGAACCTCCATCGGTACCAATTTCACAGCAAGACACAGCGTATATAATTTACACATCTGGCTCTACAGGAAAACCAAAAGGCGTTCAAATTTCACATGGCAACCTAGTAGCTTTTATAACATGGTGTAAAAAAGAATTTGGAGATACAGACTTTCAAACAATGTACGCTTCAACATCACATTGTTTTGACTTATCTCTCTATGAAATGTTTTATCCGCTAAGTATCGGGAAACAAATACGATTGCTAACAAATGCATTAGACATTCCAAATTATATAGAAACGGATAGAGAAATTTTCATCAATACAGTTCCTTCGGTTATAGAAAACCTTGTAGAGAGAAAAATTTCTTTAGAGCAAGTCGTTGCAATTAATATGGCTGGCGAACCAATACCAATTGCTTTGAGTAATAAACTTATTGATTTTCCAATAGAATTACGAAACTTATACGGACCATCAGAAGCTACAACCTATAGTAGTTGTTATCGAATCACAAAGCATCATGATGCATCCTTACCAATAGGAAGACCTATAGATGGAACTAATTTTTACATCTTATCAGAAGAACAATCTTTACAAGGAGAAGGACTGATTGGTGAGATTGGTATTTCAGGAAAAGGACTTTCCAAAGGATATTTAAACAAAGAAGAATTAACAGATCAAAAGTTTATTACAAACCCTTTTGTGGCAGGAGAGAAAATGTATCTCACAGGCGATTTAGGATATTGGTTGCCAGATGGAAACATAGGTTTTATAGGAAGAAAAGATCATCAAGTAAAACTAAGAGGTTATCGTATAGAACTAGAAGAGATCGCATACACATTACAAGAACACGCTAGCATACAACAAGCAGTTGTTTTGATTAAAGAGGAATCTGGAGAGAAGTATCTCTCGGCATATGTTACAGGAGAGGCTATTGATATTACAGCAGTAAGAAGTCATCTTACTGAAAAGTTACCGCTCTATATGATTCCTGCTTATTTTGAAATATTGGATGCAATTCCATTAATGCCAAATGGTAAAACGGATAAGAATAAATTGCTCGCTATTGATATTCAAAAAGCGAACATTGATAATTACAAAGCACCAAAAACTGATATAGAAAAGGAACTAGTTTTGATATGGGAACACCTATTAAACATTGATAAGGTTGGTATTGAAGATAATTTCTTTGAATTGGGCGGACACAGTTTAAAAGCAGTTCGATTTATAAACGCATTAGAAGAAAAAGGATATGATCTTGGAATGAAAGAAATATTCCAAAATCCTACCATTGCTGGAATTATCCCATTGTTGAATACGATAGACGAAGAAATAGGAATTTCAAAAGCTCCAGAAATGGTTGCATATCCTACAACATCTTCCCAAAGAAGAATCTGGACCTTGAGTCAGTTTGATGGTGGAAGCATTGCATATAATATAAATAGTGCATTAAAAATCACTGGTTTTTTTAATATTTCACTTTTTCAAGAAGCTGTAAATCATGTTGTAGCAAGACATGAAAGCTTGCGAACCTATTTCAAATCAAGTTCAGAAGGAGTCCAGCAAATTATAATTCCTAAAAATGAAGTTAAAAATATAATAGATGTATATCATACAACAGACGAACAAGAAATAGCATCCATAGTTCAAAACTTCACAACACATACATTTGATTTAACCAAAGCACCACTTTTAAAAATCAGTGCAATAGCGGTTGATGAAAAAGCACATATTATATTAATAAACCTGCATCATATAATTGGCGATGGTTGGTCAATAGAAGTATTATTCAAAGAAGTTGTAGAAAACTACAACCTTTTAAAAGCTGGAAATACTCTTACAGACCAAGATTTATCTTTCCAATTTAAAGACTATGCATATTATTTAGAAAACGCAAAACATGCGCCATTAGAAGAAGCAAAACAATATTGGTCTCAACAACTTTCGGGAGAAATTCCTGTGTTAGAGTTACCAATGTCGCATGCTAGACCAGCAATTAAAACCTATAATGGAAGCCAAACATCACATGTTTTTACAACTGAGTTCACTGAGAAGTTAAGAAACAAAGTAAAGGAAAATGATGCTACGCTATTTATGGGATTAATGGCAGCAATCAATGGTTTATTATATAGATATACTGAATTAACAGACATTACTCTGGGAACTCCTGTTGCTGGAAGACATAAAACTGCGATTGAAAATCAAATAGGATTATTTTTAAATACACTTGTAATCCGCACACGCTTTGAAAGTCAAGATACTTTTAGTGATCTATTACAAAAACAAAAACAAGTATTAATCGGCGCATATTCACATCAAGAATATCCTTTTGATAATTTACTAGAAGAACTTCAAATAAAAAGAAATACTTCTAGATCTGCATTATTTGATGTGATGGTTGTTTTACACAATCAACATGATTTATATGTAGAAAGAAAAGGTTTTTCAGGAACAGCAATAGAACCATATTCAGGTTATGAGAATCAAAGTAGTCAATTTGATATCAGTTTTTCATTTATAGAATCGCAAGACACTATAAGTGTTTCAATCTCTTACAATACAGATATCTATGATCGTTTTGTAATTGATAAAATGATCAGCTATTTAGAGAATTTTGTAGTGGAAGCGATCAATAATCCGACGCATTCAGTTGCAAAAGTGAACTATCTTCCAAAGGAAGAAGAATTAAAACTAATAGCACAGAGATCAATACTAAGCAATACAAATAAAGAAGAGACAATACTCAATATCTTAGCGCAGCAATGTAAGGAAACGCCAAATGCTGTTGCCATTGTTAGTGATACTGAATCAATTACTTATAAAGAACTTGATGAAAAATCAAATGAATTAGCGAACTATTTAATTGCTGAGAAAAACATAAAAACAGGCGATTTCGTCGGAATCAAACTCGAACGCAACAAATGGCTTATCATAACGATACTGGCAGTACTAAAATCTGGCGCAGTATATGTTCCAATAGATATCGCATATCCAGCAGATAGAATTCAATATATAGAAAAAGACAGTGCTTGTGTACTAAGTATTACTCAAAATGAGATAGCTATTTTTCTTGAAAATGATGTATCTATGGAATCTCCATTGGTACCAATTTCACAGCAAGACACAGCGTATATAATTTACACATCTGGCTCTACAGGAAAACCAAAAGGCGTTCAAATTTCACATGGCAACCTAGTAGCTTTTATAATATGGTGTAAAAAAGAATTTGGAGATACAGACTTTCAAACAATGTACGCTTCAACATCACATTGTTTTGACTTATCTCTCTATGAAATGTTTTATCCGCTAAGTATCGGGAAACAAATACGATTGCTAACAAATGCATTAGACATTCCAAATTATATAGAAACGGATAGAGAAATTTTCATCAATACAGTTCCTTCGGTTATAGAAAACCTTGTAGAGAGAAAAATTTCTTTAGAGCAAGTCGTTGCAATTAATATGGCTGGCGAACCAATACCAATTGCTTTGAGTAATAAACTTATTGATTTTCCAATAGAATTACGAAACTTATACGGACCATCAGAAGCTACAACCTATAGTAGCTGTTATCGAATCACAAAGCATCATGATACATCCTTACCAATAGGAAGACCTATAGATGGAACTAATTTTTACATCTTATCAGAAGAACAATCTTTACAAGGAGAAGGACTGATTGGTGAGATTGGTATTTCAGGAAAAGGACTTTCCAAAGGATATTTAAACAAAGAAGAATTAACAGATCAAAAGTTTATTACAAACCCTTTTGTGGCAGGAGAGAAAATGTATCTCACAGGCGATTTAGGATATTGGTTGCCAGATGGAAACATAGGTTTTATAGGAAGAAAAGATCATCAAGTAAAACTAAGAGGTTATCGTATAGAACTAGAAGAGATCGCATACACATTACAAGAACACGCTAGCATACAACAAGCAGTTGTTTTGATTAAAGAGGAATCTGGAGAGAAGTATCTCTCGGCATATGTTACAGGAGAGACTATTGATATTACAGCAGTAAGAAGTCATCTTACTGAAAAGTTACCGTTATACATGATTCCTGCTTATTTTGAAATATTGGATGCAATTCCATTAATGCCAAATGGTAAAACGGATAAGAATAAATTGCTCGCTATTGATATTCAAAAAGCGAACATTGATAATTACAAAGCACCAGAAACTGATATAGAAAAGGAACTAGTTTTGATATGGGAACACCTATTAAATATATCAAAAATCGGAGTGTTGGATGATTTTTTCGAAATCGGAGGTCATTCATTACATATCACAAGAATGTTATATGAAATAAATGAAAAATATGACATTCAAATATCCTTGAAAAATGTATTCATAGCAAAAAACATCACAGATTTAGCATCACTTATAGAAGATGAGCTAATGCTAAAACAGGGGTTTTCAACAGATACACAAGAAGACATTAGTAACAAAACAGAGATATGGGAGATTTAA